The stretch of DNA tacctgccttctctccataccccctgatacctttagccacaagggccacatctaactccctcttaaatatagccaatgaactggcctcaactacctcctgtggcagagaattctgctaCAAGCAGGTTTTCCATTGTACCTATACCTCACTGCACTTGTGCATCagacaataaacttgatttgacttgaaatAGTCATACATTTCTTTCAGCTATATTCCACATTTTTTTATTATGCTACGACTTGGAAAAATCCCTCTCAAACCCACACAATTCCTAGCATAAGTCGTCATTGAAAATACTAATGTGTTTCAGATTTCTTCCTGTGTCAGCGTCCCATAGAAAGTTAAACATGATGTGAAGTTGTAGAGAATGTAGACAAAGGGCCTTTAAAGAGCCAACTCAGAAAAAAAGCAGCTGTTGCTAAGAACTGTGGGTAATTCAGGCAGGGTTATACACTGTCAGCAAAAGAGCCTTCCCCACATTGCATCTGGTTCTAATTCGTGAGTGGAACTCTGCACATCCAGGCTCCCCGAGGATTACTGAAGCCTTTTCTTTGCTGACATTACAGAAATACTTAGGTGACGAttctttattttgttttgcatcGTTGTGATTTACAACTGCGCAATATCTTCACAGAAAGTGCAAACAAACAAAAATCTTGGGTGGTCCCTTTCCAGGCATTTACAAATGTGTAGTTTATGAGAAAGTTTTGTTGAGTGTGCGTTAGATGTTGCCAAATGACGTGGTTCTACACAGTACATCACTCCAAGTGGCCAACTtgtcaaaaaaaagaaaaatatgttttaaataatGTACTTTTTATACATGGTTCAAAAGATGAGCCAATTAGAGGTAATAAAGCTGAAAGAAAACTGAGAGACATCCGTGTATGTTGGTATCCCACTGGGTCTTCTACCTTATACAGAGAGCTAAACTTGAATATGGAAGGCCATTTTTCCCTGGGATGATGACACCTTTTTCAACAATTTCAGCACCTTAGAGACATACTCAGGTCATAATTTACAACCCCTGGAGATTATATATGCAGCTGCTGGCAATAATGAACTCAGTCAGAAACCTGTTAGCAAGAGAGTGCAGTAGTGCTCTCTTCTAAAACATACTAATATGCTATAAACAAAGATGCTACAAATATTCAgcaatcaggcagtatctgtgaggggagagagtgattacccgaaacgtcgcccattccttctctccagagatgctgcctgtcccgctgagttactccagcgttttgtatctaccttcgatttaaacaagcatctgcagttctttccttcacaaagcccgatcaaggattgtccgagggtcaccaaagaggtatatGGTAgtgcagcactgctctctggctgtgttaggatcattcagttgcctgaagcgAATAAAGTATATCTATCATCACCAATTGTCAGTTACCCTAGGGGGGGGCTCCTCACCACAAGTTTaaatgtctatcttccgtttaaaccagcatctgcagttccttctttcacatgtattaaaaataacatatatatatatatatatatatatatatatacatatatataatggCTATACTGCACCGATTTATGCTACAACTCTTCACAGACCCAGTGCCTATGACGTCTGAACCATTCACCTGTGCTGCGCACCATTCGACCAATCAAACCGTCTCGTATTGGATTGGCACACGGTTTGACCAATCGCAATCAGGAGCAGAGCAGAAACGGGGAGAGGATCGTCCAATCAGAGAAGGGTGGGGGCGGGACGTTTGCCCCGGAGTCGGATGGTGGGCGGCTGacgtcatgggggggggggtttaacggCCACTCGGCGGAGCGAGGAGTGAGTGTGTGTAGAGGGGCGGAGTGAGTGTAGAGGGGCGGAGTGAGAGTAGAGGGCGGAGTGAGTGTGTGTAGAGGGGCGGAGTGTGTGTAGAGGGGCGGAGTGAGTGTAGAGGGGCGGAGTGAGGGAGTGTAGAGGGGCGGAGTGAATGTGTGTAGAGGGGCGGAGTGAAGGAGTGTAGAGGGGCGGAGTGAGTGTGTGTAGAGGGGCGGAGTGAGTGAGTGTAGAGGGGCGGAGTGAGGGAGTGTAGAGGGGCGGAGTGAGGGAGTGTAGAGGGGCGGCTAGTGAGTGAGTGTAGAGGGGCGGAGTGAGTGTAGAGGGCGGAGTGAGTGTAGAGGGGCGGAGGGAGTGATAGGAGTGTAGAGGGGCGGAGTGAGTGTAGAGGGGCGGAGTGAGTGTGTGTAGAggggcagagtgaagtgtagaggGGGCGGAGTGATGTGAGTGTAGAGGGGCGGAGTGAAGTGAGTGTAGAGGTGTAGAGGGGCGGAGTGGGGAGTGTAGAGGGGCGGAGTGAGGGAGTGTAGAGGGGCGGAGTGAGTGAGTGTAGAGGGGGAGGAGTGAAGgagtggagtgaggggaggagtggaggagaggggcggAGTGAAGGAGTGTAGAGGGGCGGAGTGAAGTGAGTGTAGAGGGGCGGAGTGAGGGAGTGTTGAGGGGCGGAGTGAGGAGTGTAGAGGGGCGGAGTGAGGGAGTgtagagggcggagtgaaggAGTGTAGAGGGGCGGAGTGAAGGAGTGTAGAGGGGGGCGGAGTGAGTGGAGTGTAGGGGGGCGGAGTGAGTGTAGAGGGGCGGGAGTGAGAAGGAGTGTAGAGGGGCGGAGTGTGAGTGTAGAGGGCGGAGTTGAGTGAGTGTAGAGGGCGGAGTGAGTGTAGAGAGGGCGGAGTGAGTGTGTGTAGAGgggcggaggaggaggagtgtAGAGGGGCGGAGTGAGGGAGTGTAGAGGGGCGGAGTGAAGGAGTGGCGGAGCGGCGGAGTGTAGAGGGGCGGAGTGAGTGTGTAGAGGGGCGTAGAGTGAGTGTAGACTAGGGAGTGGGAGTGAGTGTAGGAGGGGCGGAGGGAGTGTAGAGGGGCGGAGTGAGGGTAGTGTAGAGGGGCGGAGTGAGTGAAGACTAGGGGGCGGAGTGAGTGTAGAAGGGCGGAGTGAAGGAGTCTAGAGGGGCGGAGTGAGTGTAGACTAGGGGCGGAGTGAGTGTAGACTAGGGGCGGAGTGAGTGTAGactaggggaggtgaggggagtgaGTGTAGACCTAGGGGGGTGTAGACTAGGGGCGGAGTGAGTGTAGACTAGAGGGGAGCGAGTGAGTGTGACTAGGGGCGGAGTGAGTGTAGActaggggggggagtgagtgtagACTAGGGGCGGAGTGAGTGTAGAGGGGCGGAGTGAGTGTAGACTAGGGGCGGAGTGAGTGTAGAGGGGCGGAGTGAGTGTAGACTAGGGGCGGAGTGAGTGAGTCGACTAGGGGCGGAGTGAAGGAGTGTAGAGGGGCGGAGGAGTGTAGAGGGGCGGAGTGAGTGTAGAGGGGCGGAGTGAGTGTAGACTAGGGGCGGAGTGAGTGTAGAGGGGCGGAGTGGTACGCGTGTGTGCGCAGGATGTGAGAGCCGCCCAGTCCCTGGAGAGACGGCGGAGCAGAGCAGTGATGGACCCTCCCTCACTCGCTCCTCACCAGCCGCAGCTGCGACGTGAAGCGGCGGTGTCCATGGCGGGGAGGCAAGCGGACGGCGGCGGCTCGGTGCCCAACACGACGTGCCTGCAGGGTTTACCGCCGCTGCCCAAGAGCCTGAGCGGCCTGCTCAACTCGAGCGGCGGCTCCTGGCGAGAGGTGGAGCGTGTGTACGCCAAGCGCTGCATGATCCAGGAGGACCTGAGCCGGGCCCGCAGTGCGGGCAGCCGCCGCGCCCAGCAGCCCAGCAAGCCGGCCAACCTGGACGCCGCCCTGGCCCTGCTCCGCAAGGAAATGGTGAGTGTAGGGGCCCAGCCGGCCGGGGGGAACATGGCACCGGGGTGCACTGTTACACCTTCAGCGGTACAGGATACAGTTCATGGTGTCAGGATACCCTGAAGTACTGTCTGCCCCTGGAGAGTACATAGTGCCTTAGTATCTTCTTGCCCTTGGGCAGTACAATGTGCCAGGATACACTGCAGTGCACCCTGACCCTGTTGATTGTAACGTACCCATAACTGTGCAGTAAACTGTGTCAGGATGTATAATGATGCCCTTGTCTTAGGTAATAATCTGTCCCAATGTGCACTGTGGTGCTAAGCCTTTGGGGTAAACTATGACAGTCTACATCATAATGCAGCCCAACCCCAGGGATAAAGTGTGCCAGGATGTACTGTAGTGTTTACCCTAAGCCTAGGGAGTAAATTGTGCGTGAtgaactttcatagaaacatagaaacctaagCCTAGGGAATAAAGTGTGCGTGATGAACTTTCATGCATTGATCTCTGGAGAGTAAAGTTTGCCAGTACGCCCTGTAATTCACCCTAAACATGTGGAGTAGGTTATGCTAGGATGCACTGTAGTGCACTCTGTCCTTGACGAGTCATGGTGTATGGTTGTACATTCTGCCCCTGGGGAGTTCATGGTGTCAGGATACCCTGAAGTACTGTCTGCCCCTGGAGAGTACATAGTGCCTTAGATACCATGTATTCTATGCTGACCCCGAGAGTACATGGTGCCAGTATCAGTGTTGAGATGCACTGGCATAGTGCCTGCCCTGGAGATTGTACCTTGCCTGTGTGGAGCAGGCCATACTTGCCCTTTCTACTTTCCCCAGTAGCCTGTCCAATGCTCATTGAGGCACGTTAGCAGTTGTTTACACTGTTCCACACTTCTGAGCATCATGCGGTGCTGTTGCATTATATCATACCACACTTGAGTTTGTTTAATGCTAGGGTAACCAGGGAATTTTGCAGGCAGTGACAGGCCAAAAGCAAGTGTTCGGTGAAACTGTCGcctagtctacatttggtcttgcTAATGTAAAGGAGCCCACATTAGGAGCAATGATTAGAGGTGGTGCATGTGAGCCTCAGTCACACCTCAAAGGGGTGTGGGGATCCCCGGATGGATATGAGGGAGAAGGTGTAGAGATAGATGTTAATCTCTAGTTGCAGGAGAAAATACctgggatggggtggtttgggtggggaagagatgaatgaaccaaggagttgaggagggggtggtttctgCAGAATGTATAACTGGTGAGGACGGGAAGATTGATTGGTGGCGAGAtgaagttgaaggtggcggaAAATGCCGACAATGATATGTCCAGCGCGAAGATGAGAGATAAGGAGTAGAGAACTCGATCCTTCCATTTAGTTAATTATATTTAGTTACCATTGTATCTATTGTCATGGTGCAATTTGAACATGTCATTTGATCATGTCCaataaattaatcacatctccaagTCCAGTTTCTAGAAATGAAGACAACAATGTTATGCACAGATGAACATGGTGTGCTAACACTGGGTTGTTAATAGTTTAAATGAACTTCAAATGTGATGAACATACGGGGCTCCTCGGGTTTTGGAAGATCTGACTTGGAGAAACCTGACCACCTACATGTTCTATcttacatttttaattatttttaaaaaatgggaaAATTAGTTACAGACATATGACATTCTGATTCTGTACCATTGTAACTACACAAGGGAAAGCAATAAATAATCTAACATAATATTTTGTTTCTCTCAAAAGGAAAAACCTGTTTCTAGATAATTTTCAGTTACAGAACCACAAGAGCTGCCTCTATACAAATACCCAAAGGCAAAGAGGAAAAACTGGCCACATTTCACTTGCTTCTACTGTATTGCAGATGATTTAACTTGGGTTCATTTCTCTTCAAAACATTCAGTAAATGTTATTCAGTTTACCTCAGCTACTATAGCTGAGGTAAACATTTACATTTTCTTCCATTTAATTTGTATAATCAATTTTGGAACACTTTTTATAAAAGGGAAACATACTTTATTGTTTATGCATGAGATTTCCTTTTAGATGAATGGCAGGCACTTTATACTTGGATTTAAATAACGCCCCATTGACTGATCATTGCCGGCTGTCTGCATTAATGGGCTTCCTTCCCATTTTCTCTAACATTCCCTGCTTTTATCCCAAAATGGATATTTTGTCAAACATCAGTGAACTCTCTTCCACTGATCTTGGTGATACACAGAAGTGCAGGCTTGTATTTCCATTTGAGATCTTTACCAGTATGTTTCCCATACATGGTATAAATTTGGCTCGGAACCAGTGTGACCAAATGTTTAAACTGATATGGaacggtatacaaaaatgctggagaaactcagcgggtgcagcagcatcgccccataaatgctgctgcacccgctgagtttctccaccatttttgtgtacctttgattttccaacatctgcagttccttcgtaaatacATTGAACAGTATACTCTGGGCAAACTATACTTCTTTTAACATGGAGAGAAGACTTGCCTATGACAGCTGAATAATTGCAGTATCTTGCCGTATATCTCTTCACATATTATATTGTCTACAAGTCTCTCATTGACTCTTTCTCTGAATTCTATCTCTTCCTGAACTTTCAGGTCTCCTTTGCTTTTTTCCATCATCCATTACATATTTCAAGATGAAGTCTGTACTGGGTTCAGTCCTTCTATTTGAATCTCACAAAAACCTTTCATAATCTTTCAGCTTCTGTTTAATGTTTATGATGCAGCTCTCCCCTCCTGATTTTCCAGATGGTTCCTTTCACCTATTTGGGAACTGCCCCTTTTGTTTGTCATGGCTTTGATTGCAGTTAAGACCATGGAAATGGAAGTAGGCCAATTTTGACCCTTCCAGCTTGTTCCGTCAATCAATAAGTTTATGGCTGACCTGTGATTCATATTTATAGTCTATTTTCCTTGTATCCATTAAATTCATTTGATAGAAGTTTTGCTAACTAATTTCGGAATTAACATTTACAGTTAACTTGGAATCTATCATAATTTGGAAATGTTTCCCTTCTCCTGCTCATGGAAGCCTTAAGTGCCTGACCCACTTATGCGacagccggcacccgtgataggtcgccaaaactttcaacatgttgaaaattcagcggtgaccagaaagacgctacgactctttggagacccctCACGACTATTGGAGACGtctcacgaccatacgggcgacccctggcgacatgcctgtatggccgtgagaggtctcctatagtCGTGAtgagtctccaaagagtcgtagtgtctttctggtcgccgctgaattttcaacatgttgaaaatttcagcgACTTGTCactggtgctggcagtcgcctgtaaaggttacgtaagtgggactggccctttaagatGATAAATCAACTGAATTGCATTGATTGCTTATTTTTGCCGACTCTTCATGTAATATAGTAAGCTCTTTTTATTGGCAACCTTATCCAGACTGATTACAATCTTGTTCCTAGCTTTGGAATTTGCATACTTTGCTTTATTTAATATTGCAACACAATGTGGGCCATAAGATTGTTGCAATACTAAGTGAAAACAAATCAAATCCAGTGGCTAGGTTTGTAACAGTGATTCATCAATTTGTGTATTTTAAGCTATTGATATTTCTTGCTGAGGTAAATTACGGTCAGAACTAACAATTAAAATGGTGCTAGACCGAGTCAGATTTGTACAGCACAGAAGTGGGcttttcagcccaccatgtccatgctcaTTTTTTTTTTGCCCGTTGGGGATCTATATTTTTATAGGCCATGCCTATTTGAGTCTGTCtaaaatgtttcttgaatgttgagttttttagtttagcaatacagcatggaaacaggcccttcggttcaccaaGTCCACCAATCTcaattcgatgttatcccactttctcatccacttcctaaacagtgggggtaatttacaaaggccaattaatctacaacccgcacatctttgggatgtgggcggaaaccggagcgcccttaATAAACCGtgtaaactacgtacagacagcacccgaggtcaggatcgaacccggctctttggcattgtgaggcagtggcactaccagctgcgccactgttccggaGATTGTGTCTGACTTTGCTACCTATTCTGGAAGTGAGTTTCTGAAATATAAACCTTTTTTTCAAAGAAAAAAATTCCCTTCAGATCCCCTTTTgaactccttcctctcaccttaaaccaatgccctaaTTTTTATGTGATTTTATTTTACTCATGGAAGATGTTCTACTGCTGCTATGTCCTAACCTGGatcattttgtattttttattacATTCCAATCAGTATTCAATTTTCTTCCTTTGCCATGCTtcgtaaattatttttttgtaaatatCAGGTTATTTATTAAAAAGCCCATGCTCGTTATATTCTCAATTGAATGATATTTCAACATACGTTAAAGTATTCATATGAACTTAAAAATCAGCTAATGTAGATTATACTACTTGTATCATTCTGATTACTCTCATCTGGTCTTACTCGAGGTACGTCTGTTTTATAAAGCTTTCGGCTAGTTCACTGACTGGATGTGAGCTTTTTTTGTGTAGCATAGATGTAAATTGAATTTTGCATAGTTcttgtaattaaaaataaatgatcgTTACAGTTGCTCTCTTAATTTGTAGTGAAATAAATCAATGACAGGATGTTTGCTTGCTCAGCTttggaggaaaaaaaaatagaaagccaAGCAGGGGCATATGTGAAAGACAACCTGTGATAATAGATTTCCAATTTCAATAAAGTTCAAAAGATCAGCTTACTTGAAACCTAAATCGCTGAGTGTGTAATGTTAAAGTCCTGGACCACTAAAAGCTGAAAGACTGTCAATAGTAAAATGTTAAGCTGTCACTGACGTCCTTCAACCAAGGCTTTACTTTGTCTATTCTCCTATCGCACATTTTCTTCAATGGTCAATAAGTTACGATCGGGAATGTCAATTTGACTGATGTTCTTTGTCATCCAAAGATACATGCTGACAGTTAATCTCTCTTAACTTTTCAAATAGCCAACTCATTTCTTTTGATTTTACCATGTGTCCTTTATATTCTGTCTTGTACAAATATGCTCAAATctgattttaattatttaaaatccTGCACAGCCAAGATTTCCTTTCTTGTGCGATCCCAAAATGCACAGAAAccagacaaagggtctcgacctgaaacgtcaactattccgtttctccagagatgctgtccgacctgctgagttactccagtttttcgtgCCTATTCTAGATTTTGGTGATTTGTTGGGAtcaaaaaaagtgggataatacaaGGAAAGCTTAAAAAGTCTAAAGTGATCTTTAACTTTTTCCAGccaattatccccccccccccccccacctcccccataaAGCCATCTTTGATTGCTAGTGTCCTAAGCAATTCCAGAAGTTCCAGCCAGGATAATGGGACCATGTCTTAAATGATCATTGCATCAAGACTCCTGACTGTAGGTCAACATGCAGGTTGGAAAACCAAAGTATCCTTCACATGTTTACAAAGATCCCCAGGTGGAAACAAAGGAATTCTTTCCATCCAGATTTGCTCCAACCAAAGCACATCATGgatggaattggtggaaagggcAGAAGTATATTTAAAATTGATAGAAGAATGTGCCTCAAAGATTTTTTGCAAACTGGTGGGGAAAGCTTTGGGGCTTGGTCTTGTTCTGAATTGAAAGGTTGTGGAATTTTATTTTTCCAACCATTTCCCCTTGCTCTAACCCTTGTAACCATTGCTTGTAACTTTCAGAAAAAATGATTCATCAAAGCTGCTCGTGCACCATCCTGATACATTGTATTTTGCAGTAAATATTCTGTGCACGCATTGAATTCCTTTTCGGTGTGTCAAGTTTTAACTTACAATGTAATCTAAATGCAAAATGTAGTATCaaatactttttaaaaatctctctctctctctctaaacatCACAGGTTGGTCTGCGCCAGTTAGATATGTCGCTGCTGTGTCAGTTGTGGTCTCTTTATGAATCGATTCAGGAATATAAAGGAACATGCCAAGACCTATCAGCTGCAGCAAATTCGGATTGTTCCTATGGATTGGAAAATGGATACTTCGATGAAGAGGAAGAGTACTTCCAGGAAAGTGTGGAAAATGGGAAAGCTGACAACTTGGAGACAAACCTTGCAGTGCCTAAAACTCTCAATTCCCGTGACCAGTGGATGCAGGATTCTTTTCATATTACCATATAGAAGCTATTCTGCAACTCTGACCTTCACACTATTTCTACAGTAATACTGTTGTAGTTTTTGAAATCACTAAGAGTGAAGGTGAATGTTATCTGGGAAGAATTGGTGGAAAGAAAGTAAAGTTTTAGTAACCAGATTTCATTAAGCTGAATTACAAAGCAGTGTCATTTGTAACATTGTACACATGTAAGGATCTTTTGATAGGATTGGTACTTAAATGTCTTCTATTTGGAAGAAGCAATTCGCTTTGAACCAAGTACTATTTATTTGTTTTGGTTGATGCCATAGCAGGGATTTAAGTTTTGTGGTTGGGGCCATGCACGCTATTTCTAGTTGCTGAAGCACTAGTGTTGGGCTATTGTCGCTTGGTTCAATTTTTCAAActgaataaatgagtttgtagGCATAAACAATATAAAACACTGTGATTACTATATTAAGGGCTGAGAACTTTCCAAAAAAACACCAAATAAAATTGCAGTCAcagaagaaattaaaaaaaaatccttctaaTCGTGTTGTATCAGACTCTGCCCCATGTAGATGCTTTGTGGTGATGATAAAATGGAGTTAATGTCAGACTGTTCTGCCTTTCCTATTTGAAGAAATGTACAGTTCTGGGCTAGGGTAAACTGGAACATTTTTAAGCGTAATATATTTGGAGTGTATTTACATAAACATGTAGAActgtattaaatagagaatttatCATGCCGTTTAACTCTGCATTAATCCAGAAAATTTGGTTTTACCTGGTCCAATCTAAAACACATAGAAAAATACCAATTGCAGTGTGTAAGCTGGAAAGCCGTCAGCAAAATGTGAACCTGTTGTAAAAGTGCTTTTGGGAGTTGTTTGGAAAGAATGattaacacaatacatgattacaaaaatgcaattgatttaaaaatatttgctTAACC from Leucoraja erinacea ecotype New England chromosome 5, Leri_hhj_1, whole genome shotgun sequence encodes:
- the fam89a gene encoding sprT-like domain-containing protein Spartan, producing the protein MDPPSLAPHQPQLRREAAVSMAGRQADGGGSVPNTTCLQGLPPLPKSLSGLLNSSGGSWREVERVYAKRCMIQEDLSRARSAGSRRAQQPSKPANLDAALALLRKEMVGLRQLDMSLLCQLWSLYESIQEYKGTCQDLSAAANSDCSYGLENGYFDEEEEYFQESVENGKADNLETNLAVPKTLNSRDQWMQDSFHITI